The Euwallacea fornicatus isolate EFF26 chromosome 5, ASM4011564v1, whole genome shotgun sequence genome includes the window GGTAAATATTCCGAACGAACGAACAAGCGCGATAATAAGAAAGCCCTTAACAAGAAGAAGGTAATTCAAAGGAGCGAAACATTTTCCCTGCGAGACGTGGAAACTATAAGAACACACGTTCAGTTTCAAAAGAGAGAAAGGAATGCTTTGAAGCCATTCTACCTCTCATTATTCCGGCGTCTCAGTTTAATTTCAGTGTCGGACTGAAAAATCGATGGAAGCACAGTTTTGCGAATTATCCTGCATTGGATTCATCAAACCAACAAAACGGTGGACATAAAGAATGCGGGCACAAAGAAGTGCAACCCCTTTTACTGTCTGTTTGAACGTAAGCAGAGAGATATACTGTCCCGTTACCGGGCTCAGAGGAATTTTATGAGGTTTCCGTGTGCAACGGGAGCCCCAATTGTTTCGCTATTTTTGCAACGCCCTATTTATGAGCCCGAAAGAATTCGCCATGTGTTAAAAgcgatagaaaaaaattgccaatatTAAAACTTGTTGCTCCgctttctacttttttttcaatattcataTTTCGTCTTTATATGGCCAAAGTTATTTGCGAAAGCATCGGTTTTATGTTCATTTATGCGGTGCTTTTTTGCCGCAAATTCCGACGTACTTTCCTTGAATGAGAAACCTTATCAGTCTAATCCATTTGACCCGAATAATGTCAGACCCATTGCTCTACATTACCAGCCCGGAGAATATTACATTGAGTAAACAACGTATCCAGAACGTTTAACATCGATCTGGATGATGCCAGAATGGGGATTGCTTTAGATCAAGAGGGAACAAACTCTTTAATGTAATTGAGGCAAACATGAgagttaaagtttaaaaattaaattataaagttgAAGGAGGCATCGCAACGtcaaaaatcgattattaaattgattaaaatattttttattttacaatatcCTCACTTTAAGCCCTTAAATTGCACTTAAAGCAATCTAAAAACATCTTAAGTCATGTCttcgaaatttctaaaaatacatgttgagatgttaaaaattaatttgttaacaGACCTTGAATGATGCtgtttttttgaacatttgaatAGCGCTGTAGGGTACAAAAATTCTACTTTTCCACGTAGAGCATTCCGGATATTACACGACCAAAAACGTCCTTAGCAGGATCACCAAGTTTTCAGGTTTCGCCCGCAGCTTGCCTAACAATTCGATTGACTCGCCCTTCGAACCACTAGTTTGCAAATAGTAACGtaattaattctattttaaagatttgaatcttgtttttaccacattttaaGCAAGACAAAATATTACAGCACGTACACATTAAAGGGGAGTTTTACCAACGGTGTTACGAGGATTTGACCCAAAACTCTTTTTCCATTCCGTAATTCAGATTGCATCGCTAGGATCTCGGAAACCATATGAGGTACAGGTTTAGAGGAAAGATTTCCAGCTGTTGGCAAACACATATGGAAGCCTTTTGCATGGCGATGTAGCAAATAAcgaaaactcgtttttttctgaaaatggtTTTCAGCAGTGCCAAGTTTCACACGTCCGAATCCCGATTATTACCATAACGaaactttatttgaatgttaaaaattattaatgactGAACAGCCAGGATGTAAAAACGTGATTAATTATCCCTCCCCGTATTGTTTTTGGAGTGGTTTTATTATGTACCTGATGTCTCATGGGTTTATAAGAGTGTGTAGTTTTATATGGCTAAGCGTGATAAATGGACGGTTTTTTGCACTGTGGAGCCGTGTTTGAGGCGTACATTAGGGCTGTCTGGAGGATAGTTTGGGTTGTGTGAATTTTCGTGGTGAATggagcaaacaaaaaattaattattgtgaatGCTAATGCTAGACAAATTAGTATTAATAGGTCAAGTAGTTTTATTCAAGTTATCATTAACGTAATACAGCATAAAGCACATGGGTTCCGTAGTGTAGCGGTTATCACGTCTGCTTTACACGCAGAAGGTCCCCGGTTCGATCCCGGGCGGAaccacactttttttttgttgtgtaacttttttttcatttattattttacaaaaattgtattgttACAGTTACGTTTCCCGGCATCCAACACCGACCGAAATGTATATTCTTAAGAAAATTTGTCCCTCTGGCTGACCCTCAAATTGCGGAAccaatgaaattataaaaatatctaagcTGTTTCCTACATTTCTATAACCCTCTTCTAACACGATAAGTGACCATTAACTCccctttatttactttttctcATTTATCATCCATTAGGACAAACTCTTAAGCACACTCAATAGAGGCACGCTAAAAGTTTCACGTGGAGAGTGTGATGAAACAAAACGGTTTTAACCGCCTGTTTCTCCTCTTAATGCGTTTTTCCGAGAGTTTGCGGTTTTAGGCAAAAACAAATGCAGGGCCGGATTGgcgcatttttaattgtatatCTCGAATACAATGTGTACTAAGAAAAATCACGGCTGGGTTCGGCTCTGTGTTTGAAACATCCCCGAAATGACACTTTACCGCCAATAATACCCTTGCCGTTTCAATGATATAACATCTCCGCACTTTGGAGGGTTTCGGGCAGCAGGTGCATTTTATTATGAAGCAAAGCACACGGGGGGTACGTGACGAGGGGTGAAATGGGGGCACAAATTAGGTAGAGCATTCGGCATCAAAATACAATTTGGCTATTCGCCTGCAAGAGTTTGTACAAAAAGTCACGtagttttatttatcattaaacactcttattaaagtttattataATCGTCCACATAACGTAATTTCCACTAACTGCCTGAATTCAGCTCTATTCGGTTTGGAGTCCGCAGTTGGAAATAAAACGAGATTGAGCCCATTCAAACTTATTTCTCCACGGTGCGACATGTTTCGTAATCGAATTGAAAGCGCCGAGTGTGTTTAGCGAAAATCCCTCTCTCAGGCAGAACTTTCTGTTTATGCGAAATGATTATAAAGTAAAGATTTTGAGGGTTTTGGCCCCAGTTAAGCTTATTGAGGTTGCCTAATATCTCATAATCTGATCGTGCCTTTCGATTTCCGGGTATGCCACCGAATTGACGGGCGGAAATTCCTGTATAAACACCAAGCCGGCGCCGGTTTAACAGTCGTTTCTGAGTTGTGATAAAGTGCGGATTTATAATCATAAGAAATCTTAGAATCAACTTTTGGAAAAGCAGAGAGTTTTCCCAAAATATGCACATAAACTTGCATATTCTTTTattctgtattttattatctttggtCAGCTCGGTTTGGTCAGTTGGTCAAAAATgctaaattttgttaaatttctttcATCGTCACAACCTCTTGGCACTTTTCCATTGCCCCGGAGTGAGATTCACAAAGCCCTAGTACGATCGTCTTGAACTATTCCATAAAATCAGCATAAGAGCAAACAACATGTAACCCAGCCATTCTCCGTGTAATCGCGGACTCAGATGGAACTGGCACACCCGGTATTCCGCCCCAAAACCGCCTTAACACAGGCCTTGCAAATTAGTTTGTTGTCCTCGTATTTCAATTCCGAACGGCCCTGTATCCACTCATCGACAGTTGGTTTGGTCAGTAGTTAACATTCTGTATAGCCCAACCTCAAACCATAATCGCTGCGATCTCTGCTGGGTTTCCCCGTGACACTCTTAGTAACGACCAGAGGCGGAATGCCAAAATTATGTAGGGCGGTgctgaataattaattatgcattataaattaattattaattcatacaaaatatatgaaataaaaaaaaatgtgtgcaaaaaagcacaaaaaaatACCGACCGCAAATCTGCTGGAAATTCACCCCTTAGTTAAACCCGGACAGTCGATATAAATAGGTACCCTTTATAGAAAAAGAGTTTGTTTCCTCTGTGTGATGTTTTAACGGCCAAATTAACGTGGTAATTTACCGAACGAATGAAACATTTCAAAGGTCCTCTCGTTTGCATTTTCGCAGTGCTATAAAACCTGGAAAATATTGTGGTGGTTTAAATTTAGTCAAAAAAGGGCCCCTCTGAGAGCACACACAGTTGAAAGAATGTTACCGTCCAAACGGcgcaaattgcaaataaaccTCGAAAGCCTGGAAATTCACATTGTTCTGCTAAATTACCGCAGatgggaatttttttctgattaaatTCAGCTTGTCTGGATACCACGAGGAAGAAGTTTTCATAGAGATTAAATCAACTTAGACCGATGGAGGCCGAGAGTTCAGCAATCCAAGCTAAATTGCCAAGATAAGCCGTAGACTCAAACATTATGGAATGTGTCGCCGATCGCCATATTGATTACGCTCCCCCTTTTAACCGATATGACAAATTCGGTATGTGGCGTACGTCTCATATACAACTTTTATGGTGAAAAGGGGAAGGAAAACTTTCATAAATTCACCAGCAAGCCTTATCAGTTGCGGTGCAGGGTCGTTCGAATAGGGGAAGACGGCTTCCACTGGAGAAATAGATTGTCATCAGACGTACCTACCTAAAAACGCACGTACAAAGAAGTTTGGCAACACGTCAGAGGGCGAAATTGGGTGCGACATACGTATCCCCCCTTCCAACAGCTTTGCTCTCTTGACAGTGTTTTAGCCCCTCGTGGAGTGACAGCGGACTTCCGTTAGATATATGCTCGTTTTTTCTTGTGAACTCGGAGAAATGCCGTAAATCACTTAAGAGGAACCAGAAGTGGCCGAGGTTGAAACGTTAGTACGTCCTTAACTCGTCTTTGAAGGGTCGTGGGAGACGTCAATATCGCTGTTGGCCAAACGGCATGGAAACTGGAATAAGAAAGGTTGTGGATCATAGATGAATAGGAACGTGACAAAAAGGAGTTTCTGGTCGTTTCTTCTATCATGAAAACGCACAGAAACTGCAGAAGCATATCTGTTTTTGCATCCATAGAGGCAAACAAATTGAGCAAAAGCACGTATATTCTGAAGTCACACTATTCTGAGTTAGCATTTAGATGAAAATCGTGAGAATAAGGTGCAATCGCACCGCCGGTTGGGTGTGAGGCGTCATTCCCAAATAGAATAAAGAACATAGGATTATTGACAATGCTTCAATTGCTTCACCCCGATATTCGTAGCTTCCCCTGTATATTCGCGAGGCAACAAAATAACTCCTCAATAGCTTGTCGTAAAAATCCCTCGGACGTTGCATCGGCGAGAAATTTATGGGTAATCTTTTATATGGATTTTCTCTGAGTCCCATATTTTTCCCCGAACAGCGCAAAGTTTTAGGTAAAACGGCGCTTTTCTCGGCAAAACTGATTGAGATATTACCGAGTTTTCGGAATGTTGTTCGAGTTTTGCTCATACGATGCCGAGATAAAGGTTCAAACGAAACAAATCGGCTCTGCGTTGCAGGAAAATCCATCAGTTTGTCCGTGAATTCGCCGCTCTGTTGTTCATCAGACCGAAATGAAACCCCATTAgtataaatcattatttcgGGGCGTCTTTCCCCACGCGAATGATAAAAAATCCCCCCTTCactttctatttaaaactttataattTATCGTTGTTAAGGCGGAGGCTGCGGCGCTGAAAAAGAACAAAGTTAAGCAACATAAATTATGGATTAAACGAGGCACTTTATGTATAGATTGTTAAGCCCCATTTACCTCATCCTTAAACGTATTAGTTCGGGGCATATGACCAAATTCAATTTAGgggatataaaaaatatatatatcgcAGGAAAGTGTGCATTTCCACCGgtgatttgaaatattttatgggggattttccatgaaaaattgccCACTATTTCATATTTATGTCGAGCGTTTCGCGACCGCAATTAAAACCCCTTATTATCCGATTTCGTCTATTCTCATACAACCTTCAATTTCCGAAAAACCGAGAGCTAATCCCGCAACGGGATTATCCGGGAAATTTCgtacgaaattaaaaatttgttaggCATTCGATGGCGGAGATGACGATCGGAATAAAATTAGGCGCGGCCGGTATAccggaaaattaataaactccCCCCAGGTCATATACGACCAATTATACCTCGTGATGCGGTTAGGATGTGATgggttttctttattattctcACAGACCCTCGATTAGTGCCCTGGAGGCATGAACACTGACGACCGGTGTACTTAAAGACCACATAGGTAagttttcgtaaaaattttcttcgccaattgtcaagaattcgcaaattttcttgaaacatTGGTAGTAGGACCTGCTTTACAGGGCTTGATGTCTCCCTAATTAAGTTTCGTTGACCGTAGTGAACTAATAATCCTTAATTGCGTTTGTAAAAGCTGCTTGTAGAGGAGCCGCAGTATTTTAGGCATAACTGACGCCCCTTCACCGATTGTCAGGAATTCGCAAATGATTCTTGACAgttcttttaaaaatggttttaggGTCTTCATATTTCACAAATTTAGGCTGATATATGCTATTTCACTTAAAGAATTTTACTGGTGATCAGAAAGCCCCATTATAGAGGTCAGACGTAAGTTCTGTCAAAAACACTTTCCTTCACCTATcggtcaaaaattattttttccgtaTAAACTGTATTTATGTTGAATATGCTTGCGCCACGGCTCACGATTACGTTGTggtaagttatttattttagtataCCGTTGGAGGTGTCGAGTCTTAAATAATTACTCGCCTTACGAAACTTCAAACTAATATTACGTGGGAGCTGAAGAAGACAGCTAAAAGTTACACAATATAAAAGCAAAGTTTTCGGCCGGCAAAGTTTCCAGTTTGAGGCAATTTGGTCCAagtaatgaatattttctcCCGAATTATCCCGCATTGTTATCACTGTTCCCtttgtgaattttaattatattccgACAAGGCTCACACAATAGCTCGCCCACCGCCCAGAGAACTATAGAAAAAGTTAATATACGTTTTTCGCTTTCGCTGCGTAATTTAATAAGAAGGAATTTTTGGGGCAAAGGAACGATAACGGCAGACAGACTCTGAAGAGATATGATAATTACCGGTCTAACGGCCCTCtggcaattttcttaaatcgTTTCGAGGCTGTGGAGGATTCCGGTCCTATTGGTACTTCGACGGAGTTAATATAATTAGACTACTAATTGAGAAAGCTAAGAGAGTGGCGATTAACCGACAGCATTCAGGAGCAGAAACtatatgaataaattaacTTTCGAAATGTTCTCGATAAATAAGTGCTTTTCACCTTACGGCCCAGCAACTTGTTAAAAGCACGGAAATTACGTCTGAACAGCAATTTGCCAGGCGCTTATTTTCCCgagaatttttccattttgcctCCGGTTAAGTTCAATTAAATTCCttttagaattatttcaaattcttattttgtttcttacaAGGAATCTGAGAGCGCGGCATCGATCGCCCCCGGTATCTCGTGCAACTAAAAGAATTCTTGAGTAACTTATTGTTTCAATTCCACGAAAACaatcaaacttcaaagctgACACCATAAATGCAATTCGGAATTCTTAACTTTGTAGaacagaaatttaatattcttttataGTTTTCCCTCGAGACTTACTTGAGGCCTTTCGACGCGAAACATGTGGCTGAACTACCTTCTCGCATGGCCGTTGCTTCTGTCCAGCGCCTTTCAGCCCAATCCTCGGCAAAAGCTGATTGTGAGCTGCTTAAACTCTTACAGGCCCAGCTTTGCGGTGCTTTTCCTTTGCTGGAAGAGACGAGGTAGGACATCCATCATgagagatttttaataaaaaccttgCACTGCGTCAGGACTGAGAGGCAATTTATTTCCCCGATAGACAAAgttaaaatgcataaaatgATCCGGACCGAGGGCCTGATGGATGTTCGGGTTGCCTTCCTGAAGGCCGAAGCGCAGTCCCTTGGGAAAGTCGACACAAAGAAGCACGAgaaattcagttattttttggatttggAGACGTGCAGTCTACGGCAAGCTGAGACGGTTTTGCAGGAGGTTGTCGAAGGATTTGGAGTGGAATCGCCTGGAAATAATTGTTAGGGGAAAATTGCAGGCCGCGTTCGGAAAGTTGCATTTTCTCTACAGTTGGTTTTTGCTGATGAACGCAGATCAGAGCATCGGTGAAGTCGAAGAAATGTTTGGAAGGCTCAAAACCCGCATGGATATGGACGTGAAAATCTTTCATGGTTCTAGGATTTTTGAGCTTTATAATCCCGGAATTAACGTGGGACTAAAGAGGCGATTATTTGAAGAGATTTCTGAACTGTCCTATTACGATTCGAGAAAAGACATGAAAGGGGTGATTGTGCGCTCCTCAAATGTGGTAATTTTTATAGACGCCTTAATGTAATTCCATGGGTTTCTCCCTTTTAAAGATTAGATACCCCTTTAAAACCTCCTACGAAGAATACATGCTCGATCCTAAGCTGAGGAAGTACGACATATACAGCAAGTTTCACTATCAGCTCTTCCTGTGCTTAGCTGAGATTCATGGGTTCAGGTATTGTAAGGGaaataaatagttatttttgtgCTCGAAGAGGCTTTCAGTTTTAATACGACTTTGGCCCCTTCGTGGTTTGGCAACACCTCGAGTGGTGAGGACGGAGGCCTAGCCAGGTACCTATGGGAAGACGTCGTCGATATAAGCAGTGCAGGATGCATAATGAGGCTTCTGGGCACGGAAAGAATTGATTTCTATGATTTTATTATGCCATACTATAAATTCCGGTAATAAAACGGCCAATCTATTGTGTTAACGAATGTACTGCTGGTAACTAGTGGTAAACTATTGGTAAATTTTCTGCCGTTACTATTAATACACTAGTATTAATATTAGCAGCAGAAAGTTTTGCTGTCTACGGGTTCAATCAGAGATGTCGCTGTCTTTAGTTTAAgtatattaattaaaccaGTTAATAAATTGACCTTCGATTAAAGGTCATGTTTCTACTTCCGCAATCCCGGAGTGGTAAAACCGAACTTTGCCGAAGTGCTGAAGCCGTTTTCCGCGCAAACTTGGATAATCACATTGTGCGTAACTGGCTTAATATGCTTAGCCATTGAGGTTACGTATCTGGTCAAAAGAGGAGACTCGTTCTGGTACCACTCGGTCTTTGTTGTGGTCGCAGCTTTCTCCCAGCAAGGTACCTCAGTGAGTCACATTTTCCTCAATTAACAAACAACTGAAAAAGGGCTGGACAACATCCCTGCAAACCTCCCCAGTCGCATAATATTTCTTCATCTCCTCTTCTGCTCCGTGCTACTCTACAATTACTACACCTCCAGTTTAGTGTCCTCCCTCATCAGCACTGAGCCCGAGGTCTTGAAGAATATCCGAGAGCTGCTAGAGAGCCAGTTAAATGTCGGCATCGAGTATCAACCTTACACCATTACTTACATGCTTGATCGAGGTAATAAGTACAAATAAGCAGGTTTCTGAGTTTTCTTACCGTGGAGATCAGTGAAGAGTGATCGCTTCCTGGACGCTCTAAACAAGACAAAAATATACGAGCACGACGTACCCAACATCCTAACGGCCGAAAAAGGCATTGAAATGGTGCGTCATGGAGGTTTTGCCTTCCATACGGAATCCATTACAGCCTACCCCTTGATTGGAGACACTTTCGAACAAGAATCAATTTGCGACTTGGCGGAAATTGCCCTGATCAACAGTGACACTTCGTTGATGGCCCAAAAGCGGAGCCAGtacaaaaaactgtttcaaGTGAGGTAAGCCAGTAAATAAAAACAGAGCCAATTAAACTTAAATGCGTTTGCAGCCTTCGCAAGATGTGGCAGAGCGGCATCATTAAAAAGCTGCACAACACTTGGGTTACCAGACGACCCGAGTGCTTATCCAGTGCCCGAGTTAAATCCGTGGGCATAAACGACCTTTTTCTGCCCTATGTTCTACTGGCGATGGGAGTATCGGCTTCCCTGCTCATGTTAGGAGCAGAAATCACTTGGAACagaataaaatcaattttggcATAAAGGAAATCAATGAAGATTTAGATGAACTCTGGTATCTTGTTAATTTCGACTTTGAAAAAACCCCTCGTATACATGCGCACAGAGGGCGAAGCTTCCGCAGCAGACAGAGATCTGTAATGTAGAGTTTACGACTATCGTTGGTAGATGGCACGGAGTGGAAGGGATTTGTAGATCTCTAAACCGTGCGTTAAGAGTAACAACAGTTAATTtgtgtgaaaaaaaatgtaatatgtCGATTGTACGATACGGTAATTTTTGGACGATCTGATTCTTTACATGTTTGAATTGATATTCGTCTCGCTTCTGGTCGGTACAGAGAAGTCGCGGTTGCTTCTGTCTTCAGTTTTAGCTGAAactatatcaaattttaatactactattaaaaattaaattaattacttcgttttttttcagTATTATGTTCCACCTCACTAAACTATTCCTTATAAGAAATTGTGAAGGTTCTTCTCCATCTACATGACAATCATTTAAACCATAGTTCTTGTTGCAAGCGCCCCCTTAACACCAAACGCTTAAACAACGGAATTCCATACAGAACACATGTTCCCTTCGATCAAAGTAATTTAGAACTATTTCCGGTAGATggcaaaacaaatttgaacGAGCATCAGGTCAATAAACATTGTAatgtaaaacaattttattttggtcCCCACCTTTTTTTACATCCTAAAACAAAACACGAAGAGAGAAAAAGTCctgtaatttgaattatttaaaaggcAACCCTAGAGGCgctaaaaaaactattttttttacaattggAAATTGTAATTGGCGAAGCATAAGAAAGTGAGAGGTATCATAGGAAAGAATGACTTTGAAATAATACCATGccaaaaagtgataaaattgAACACTGTAAACCGTTAGAAGAACTTTCTAAATTGTTCACACCCATGGAGGACTCCTtctattaagtaaaaaaagtaacgtTTGTCTGTAAAATTCTGTCGGTAATATCTTCAAAGCAACCCTCGACCAACACTCCCCAAATGAATAGAAACAATCGCCCTAACCGTCACGTTTTACACTGTCTTTTTAGCGTCAACCACTTGACAAGTCGAAGTGCTAATTTAAGACAATGATGGCCGCTCACGGACCTTCAAATCCGGTCAGCGAGGTGGCCATTATAAGGCACTAATTGATTTTTACGCCACGGCTCCTTCGACATATCGATGCATGTCTTCTTTGAGATGTCGATAGTTATAGATTTTGTATCCGAAAATATTGGAATTATCGTTTACTTCAGCATCGGCCTTTGGCACTTCATATATCTACTTTACGAGACCactcgaaatttttaaaagcctGTTAATGTAGTGGGCAAACACCACGCCTAAGCCTACACAAGCTTTCCAGCACGTTTTTCTACCTGATGGGATGTCGTTGAGGTCCTgtggaattttcaaagttttccaTTTACATGCCAAATAAGCGGGTGTAACCAATcctttttggcctaattttcTGCCCTATTACCGGCACGGCTACCGAATTATTCAGATTCTTGCACATTCGTTAAAGGTCGTTGGTGTACAAGCGGTTTAAACACGAGCTGCATAAGCTCAGAAAAAGGCCTAAAAAGCTTTTGGTCTCTCATCCGTGTCTTAAACCGCATATTTTAATTCCCCGCGGCCGCAAGTCCCACAAAAAATG containing:
- the LOC136339063 gene encoding ionotropic receptor 75a-like, translating into MAVASVQRLSAQSSAKADCELLKLLQAQLCGAFPLLEETRTERQFISPIDKVKMHKMIRTEGLMDVRVAFLKAEAQSLGKVDTKKHEKFSYFLDLETCSLRQAETVLQEAAFGKLHFLYSWFLLMNADQSIGEVEEMFGRLKTRMDMDVKIFHGSRIFELYNPGINVGLKRRLFEEISELSYYDSRKDMKGVIVRSSNVIRYPFKTSYEEYMLDPKLRKYDIYSKFHYQLFLCLAEIHGFSFNTTLAPSWFGNTSSGEDGGLARYLWEDVVDISSAGCIMRLLGTERIDFYDFIMPYYKFRSCFYFRNPGVVKPNFAEVLKPFSAQTWIITLCVTGLICLAIEVTYLVKRGDSFWYHSVFVVVAAFSQQGLDNIPANLPSRIIFLHLLFCSVLLYNYYTSSLVSSLISTEPEVLKNIRELLESQLNVGIEYQPYTITYMLDRVKSDRFLDALNKTKIYEHDVPNILTAEKGIEMVRHGGFAFHTESITAYPLIGDTFEQESICDLAEIALINSDTSLMAQKRSQYKKLFQVSLRKMWQSGIIKKLHNTWVTRRPECLSSARVKSVGINDLFLPYVLLAMGVSASLLMLGAEITWNRIKSILA